A window of the Bacillus sp. A301a_S52 genome harbors these coding sequences:
- a CDS encoding GNAT family N-acetyltransferase — protein MIVKIKKCNLDDLRLLQEISTETFYDTFKDQNSPENMKAYLERAFNLKQLEKELFNISSVFFFAYVNNEVTGYLKVNTNDAQSEDMGEEALEIERIYVKNSFHNRGIGNYLLKKTMEIALARNKKKIWLGVWEKNKNAIAFYKRKGFVQIGTHSFYMGNEEQMDFIMTKKLTK, from the coding sequence ATGATTGTAAAAATAAAAAAGTGCAATCTTGATGATTTACGACTACTCCAAGAAATAAGTACCGAAACATTCTACGATACCTTCAAAGATCAAAATTCACCAGAAAATATGAAAGCTTATTTAGAACGAGCCTTTAATTTAAAACAGTTGGAAAAGGAATTGTTCAATATCTCATCGGTTTTCTTTTTTGCTTATGTTAATAATGAGGTCACTGGCTATTTAAAGGTCAATACCAATGATGCTCAATCTGAAGACATGGGTGAGGAAGCCCTGGAAATTGAAAGGATTTATGTAAAGAACAGCTTTCACAATCGTGGAATCGGTAACTATTTACTGAAAAAAACAATGGAAATTGCATTGGCACGCAATAAAAAGAAAATCTGGTTAGGCGTATGGGAAAAAAATAAAAATGCCATTGCTTTTTATAAGAGAAAAGGATTTGTCCAAATTGGAACTCATTCCTTTTACATGGGTAACGAAGAACAAATGGATTTTATCATGACTAAAAAACTTACAAAATAA